The genomic window CCCAACAAGATAGGAGAGTGGTCTTACACCGCCTCTTTCGTGAAAGGAAAAAATATAGCAGTGGCTGATGATATATCTAAAGCTGAAAAAGTATCTTTTGATGGAACAAAAGGATCTTTTAATGTAGATCAGACGGATAAATCGGGTAGAGATTTAAGAGCCAAAGGTCGTTTACTACCTACAGATACACATTACCTTCAATTTGAAGGCAACAAGGAATATTTTATCAAAGGTGGTGTAAATTCTCCAGAAGATCTTTTAGGGTATCATGAATTTGATCAAACATCAAAGAAACACAAATTCGAAAACCATATTCAAGATTGGAAGGAAGGAGATGTGACTTGGAAAGATGGAAAAGGAAAAGCACTAATTGGAGCAATGAATTACATGGCTTCAACAGGAATAAATACAGTTTACTTCCTTACAATGAATGTACAAGGTGATGGTAATAATGTTTGGCCTTGGACGGAAAGTTTTGAACGTTATCGTTTTAACGTGAGTAAGCTAGACCAGTGGGAAAAAGTATTTACTCATATGGATCAAGTGGGTTTGGTAAAACATGTAATTACTCAAGAAACTGAAAACGAAAATCTATTGGATATCGGTTACACAGGTATTCAAAGAAAATTGTATTACAGAGAATTAGTAGCTCGTTTTGCACATCATCCAGGTATAATTTGGAACATGGGTGAAGAGAACGGTATCACGAATTGGTCGCCTGTAGGTCAGACGGCAAAAATGCGAAATACTATGATCACGTATATGAAGAACTTAGATCCTTATGGAAACCCGGTGGTGATTCATACATTACCGTCTCTTAAAGATCACGAAAATACAGTAACTCCTCTATTAGGAAATAAATCCTTGGATGGTATTTCTTTCCAAGTGCATCATTTAGAGGATACTTATAAAGTAACTAAGAAGTGGAGAAAAGCATCTGCTAAAGAAGGTAAAAAGTGGGTGATTTGGTTAGACGAGATTGGACCTGCGAGTCATGGTGTATTGCCTGACGATTACCCTGCACAACAAGATACTGTTAGAAAGGATGTGATTTGGGCCAATTTGATGGCAGGTGGTGCTGGTATTGAGCATTACTTCGGATACAAATTCCCTCATAACGATTTAAACTGTGAGGATTGGAGATCGAGAGATCGTATTTGGCACATGACCTATGTAGCGACTTCTTTTTTCCAAGAGTACTTACCATTTACAGAGATGAAAGCCAAAAACAATTTGGTGGATAGTAAAGATAGTTATGTATTTGCTAAAGAAGGTGATACGTATTGTGTCTATTTGAAAGAGGGCGGAAATCCTGTACTTGATTTATCGGATCAAGAAGGGAAATATTCTGTAAGATGGTACAATCCAAGAACAGGTGGCGATTTGATAAAAGCGAAGGTGAAAGTGATTACTGGAGGGCAAAAAGTGGCCTTGGGTAGCTCTCCAACTTTCGATGACGATTGGGTGGCTTTGGTTCGAAAACTTTAATCTATCACATAAAAGATTCTAATCTTGATGAGTTTTTGTTCGGACGTTGCAGGGCAACGTCCTTCTAAAAATACTTTTTTGACTGAAATGAATATTAATTATGAACATTAATCTACGAAAATTAACATTGCTTATTGGGTTATGTTGGGGCGCATTAGCCCAAGCACAAAACCCATTTATTACACATCGTTTTTCTGCAGATCCAACTGCAAGAGTCATTAACGATACGTTATTTGTGTTTCCATCATCCGATACCACTTGTTCACAGATCAAAGGGAATAACGGTTTCTGTATGCCTGATTATCATGTGTACTCTACGGTGGATTTAACGAATTGGACTGACCATGGCGAAATTCTATCACATAACACTGTGCCTTGGGTAGAGGAAGACAGTTACGGAATGTGGGCTCCTGATTGTATTGAAAAAGATGGGAAATATTATTTCTACTTCCCTGCAATGCCAAAGGACAAAAGTAAATTTAGAAGAATTGGTGTAGCGGTAGCAGATACGCCAACAGGTCCTTACACTCCAGAAACCCATTACATTGAAGGTATCGAAGGTATCGATCCCAATGCATTTATCGATGATGATGGCAGAATTTATCTTTACTATGGTGGCGGTGAAAAGCTATTTTGGGTGGAGTTAAACCAAGATATGAAAACCATTAAAACGAAACCTCAAGTAGTACAAGGTTTACCTCCAAAATATAAAGAAGGTCCATTTATGTTTAAGCGTAAAGGAAAGTATTATTTCACTTTCCCACATGCACCGGGTGGATCAGAAGAAATTGCCTATGCTGTAGGCGATAGTCCAAAAGGACCTTTTACTTATAAAGGAAAAGTATTAGAACGTTGGAAAGATGGATGTTGGACCAACCATCACTCATTTGTAGAATATAAAGGTGAGTGGTTCTTGTTCTATCATCACATGGATTTATCGGGTAACAAACATAGAAGATCAATTTGTGCCGATAGAGTTTATTTTGATGAAGAAGGAAACATTCCTGAGATTAAAGCGACATACAGAGGTATCAGTAAGATGTTTGCCAAAGACGCCATTCAAGTGGATAAGTATAGTGTAATGGAAAACGCTAAAGTGGAGAAAACTGGAGCAGAACAACCTAATTGGGTCGTGAAAAGAATTTCTGAGCACACTAAGTTAGCCATTAAAGACATCGATTTTGAAAAAGAGAAGTTTACTCAAGTAGCATTGTTCGCAAGTGCTATTAATGAAGCAGAGGTAGATCTATTTGTAGGCAATAAAAAAATGGCCACATTCAAGCTTCCTAAAATGAAAGAAGGTGAGTGGAGATTGGTAAAAACGGATGTACTTTTCAAAACCAAAGGTATGCAGGATTTGAACTTCATCTTTAGAGGAAATACAGAAGGCTTGGCTTTGGATTGGGTACAGTTCATGAAGAAGGATGAAGTATTGGTAGGTAAAACTCCGGATATAAAGTTATTCAACGAGATGCATCAAAGATTGAATATCGAAGCATATAAACTTTATACTTTGAAAGAGTTTAAGGCAGAAACTCCTCAGTTATCGAAACATGCTTTAGTGAAAGGCAAATGCTATATCAATGGTGAATTATCAGAAGATATTACATCTGTTCAAGAAGGTGATGTAATTGCTTTCACTTCTGATAAAGCAAAGAAAATGTACAATGCGTTTGGCGGATTTAAAGCCTCAAATTTCTCAGACCAAGAAGGTGTAAACCTAGAGCCTTGTCGTCTTGGTGGTCAGAATATCGGCTACATAGAAAATGGCGATTACGTGATGTACAACAACTTGATATTTGACCGTCAACCAAAACAAGTGACGATCAATATGGCATCGGTAAATGATGGTGGTTCTATCGAATTAAGAAAGAACAGTGTGAACGGAGAGATGCTAGCAAGATTCGATATCAAATCGACAGGTGGATGGCAGGAATGGTCATCTTTGACATCAGAAGTAGCTGCTTCCATTAACTCTACAGATAAGTTATTTGTGGTGTTTAAAGGCACTGATGGCTTCTTATGTAACCTAGCTGACATTAAGTTTAACTAATTCCTCCCAGTTCGATGAGAAATATTTATTCCTTTATTTCTCATCGAACTTTCCCTCCAAATTAGGTTTCAATCCAACAGAAATATATTCAATGAAAAAGAAATATTTAATCATGGGAGCATTGGCAGGGCTACTAGCTGCATGTTCACCTAAAGAAGCTGTACAACAGCAAAGTGAAATTAAATACGAGGCCGATTGGGAATCGCTATCTCAATATGAGGTGCCGGAGTGGTGGAAGAATACAAAATTCGGTATTTATTTCCACTGGGGCCCTTACTCGGTGCCTGCACACGAGACAGAATGGTATTCGCATTATATGTATAATGATGGACATCCGGTGCGTAAATACCACGAAGAAACGTATGGCCCATTAAGTGAATTTGGTTATAAAGATTTCA from Flammeovirga yaeyamensis includes these protein-coding regions:
- a CDS encoding family 43 glycosylhydrolase, with translation MNINLRKLTLLIGLCWGALAQAQNPFITHRFSADPTARVINDTLFVFPSSDTTCSQIKGNNGFCMPDYHVYSTVDLTNWTDHGEILSHNTVPWVEEDSYGMWAPDCIEKDGKYYFYFPAMPKDKSKFRRIGVAVADTPTGPYTPETHYIEGIEGIDPNAFIDDDGRIYLYYGGGEKLFWVELNQDMKTIKTKPQVVQGLPPKYKEGPFMFKRKGKYYFTFPHAPGGSEEIAYAVGDSPKGPFTYKGKVLERWKDGCWTNHHSFVEYKGEWFLFYHHMDLSGNKHRRSICADRVYFDEEGNIPEIKATYRGISKMFAKDAIQVDKYSVMENAKVEKTGAEQPNWVVKRISEHTKLAIKDIDFEKEKFTQVALFASAINEAEVDLFVGNKKMATFKLPKMKEGEWRLVKTDVLFKTKGMQDLNFIFRGNTEGLALDWVQFMKKDEVLVGKTPDIKLFNEMHQRLNIEAYKLYTLKEFKAETPQLSKHALVKGKCYINGELSEDITSVQEGDVIAFTSDKAKKMYNAFGGFKASNFSDQEGVNLEPCRLGGQNIGYIENGDYVMYNNLIFDRQPKQVTINMASVNDGGSIELRKNSVNGEMLARFDIKSTGGWQEWSSLTSEVAASINSTDKLFVVFKGTDGFLCNLADIKFN
- a CDS encoding DUF5060 domain-containing protein: MRTNLLIILLLTTGILSNAQTISGEQKVGHKVSITFDGPKTSELDPVNPFLDYRLDVTFTNGDVQFVIPGFYAADGNAGETSADAGNKWKVRFTPNKIGEWSYTASFVKGKNIAVADDISKAEKVSFDGTKGSFNVDQTDKSGRDLRAKGRLLPTDTHYLQFEGNKEYFIKGGVNSPEDLLGYHEFDQTSKKHKFENHIQDWKEGDVTWKDGKGKALIGAMNYMASTGINTVYFLTMNVQGDGNNVWPWTESFERYRFNVSKLDQWEKVFTHMDQVGLVKHVITQETENENLLDIGYTGIQRKLYYRELVARFAHHPGIIWNMGEENGITNWSPVGQTAKMRNTMITYMKNLDPYGNPVVIHTLPSLKDHENTVTPLLGNKSLDGISFQVHHLEDTYKVTKKWRKASAKEGKKWVIWLDEIGPASHGVLPDDYPAQQDTVRKDVIWANLMAGGAGIEHYFGYKFPHNDLNCEDWRSRDRIWHMTYVATSFFQEYLPFTEMKAKNNLVDSKDSYVFAKEGDTYCVYLKEGGNPVLDLSDQEGKYSVRWYNPRTGGDLIKAKVKVITGGQKVALGSSPTFDDDWVALVRKL